The Desulforegula conservatrix Mb1Pa genomic interval TCATTCCTTTTTCCACGATCAAACAGTTCTGAGGCATTCTGTTCAAGCTCTTTCTTCCAGGCTGATATCTGATTGGAATGCACACCAAACTGATCGGATAATTCCGAGAGGGTTTTGTCTCCCTTCAAAGCCGCTAACGCCACTTTAGCCTTGAATGCTGGTCCGTGATTTCTTCTGATTCCTTTTGCCATTCTTCTGCTCCTTTTTTTTGATGTTCTAATAAAGCAGATTTTCACTTAAATGGCTGTCCAATTTTTCCAGACCAGCTCTTTATGTATACATGTCTATTGCTAAGAGACACAAGTTGACTGTTATTGGAATCTTTCTGTGTTGTTTTCAGTTGCTAATAATCTTTAGTTTTTTAATATTTTATCATTAAAACCACAACCATCATAAGGACAGGTATCATAATGAATGCTTTCATAGATGAAGCAACCATAGAGATAACTCAGAACTGTCCGAATAAGTGCCTTCACTGTTCGTCCAAAGCTGTTCGGAAGTCAAAGAATACCTTTAGCAAAGAGCTTATTTTCGGTCTGCTCAGAGAATGTTCTGACATGAATTGCCAGAAAGTCTGTATTTCTGGTGGCGAGCCTCTTTGGCATGATGATTTTTCTGCAATAATGGCGGAGGCAAACAAATATGAGTTTGCGACCAATATCTATACATGCGGTATTGATAAAAAAGGTGGTTTCATTGGTTGGTCTAACCTTGCATCCAAGACAAAAAACAAAATAATATTCAGCATATATTCTATTGATAAAAATATTCATGAGGAGATAACCGGCAATCCCGGCTCTCTTCAGATGACACTTACTTCTCTTCAGGCAGCATTGTCTCAAGACTTTGAGGTTGAAGTTCATATTGTCCCGATGAAAACAAATTTTTCATCCCTTAAAGAGACCATCCATGATCTCGATTCTATGGGCGTAAAAAAAGTAAGTCTTCTGAGGCTTGTCCCTCAAGGATATGCAAAACAGAATCATGACAAAATCTGGATAGACTCAAACCAGGCTAAGGAGTTAGAGAAAGAACTAATCAAATTAGCTGACACAAAATTTAATAAAACAGATCTAAGGTTTGGAATTCCATTTTCAGGGACTATCAATCAGCCCAAAATATGCAATGCCGCTGACAGCAAATTGGTTGTTCGCTACGACGGCAAGGTTCTTCCATGTGAA includes:
- a CDS encoding helix-turn-helix domain-containing protein translates to MAKGIRRNHGPAFKAKVALAALKGDKTLSELSDQFGVHSNQISAWKKELEQNASELFDRGKRN
- a CDS encoding radical SAM protein: MNAFIDEATIEITQNCPNKCLHCSSKAVRKSKNTFSKELIFGLLRECSDMNCQKVCISGGEPLWHDDFSAIMAEANKYEFATNIYTCGIDKKGGFIGWSNLASKTKNKIIFSIYSIDKNIHEEITGNPGSLQMTLTSLQAALSQDFEVEVHIVPMKTNFSSLKETIHDLDSMGVKKVSLLRLVPQGYAKQNHDKIWIDSNQAKELEKELIKLADTKFNKTDLRFGIPFSGTINQPKICNAADSKLVVRYDGKVLPCEAFKDEDLSDNYVLGDVLNSSLSKIYGEKKLCIELSKFRSLIHSNKCSETCPAQLYYSSMK